A region of Vitis vinifera cultivar Pinot Noir 40024 chromosome 15, ASM3070453v1 DNA encodes the following proteins:
- the LOC100265467 gene encoding uncharacterized protein LOC100265467 isoform X2 gives MSIVCGVPLLECVYCLACARWVWKKCLYTAGHESENWGLATAEEFQPIPHLCRLILAVYEEDLRNPLWAPPGGYGINPDWVILRKNYEETQGRVPPYMIYLDHDNADIVLAVRGLNLAKESDYAVLLDNKLGQTKFDGGYVHNGLLKAAELLLDAECEVLRELIERNPNYTLTFAGHSLGAGVVTLLAMVAVQNKDKLHNIERKRIRCYATAPARCISLNLAVRYADIINSVVLQDDFLPRTTTALEDVFKSLFWFGRFPPVVRTAVPVDGRFEHIVLSCNVTSDHAIIWIEKESQKAFDLMLEKDQIMEIPAKQRMERLESVAREHTEEYKAALKRAAALDVPQAYSPSAYGTFSEMGEGEGGGENSGRLSEEQVPILSSRRRRESWNELVGRLFHRDDSGQMVLRP, from the exons ATGTCAATTGTATGCGGTGTTCCCCTTCTTGAATGTGTGTACTGTCTGGCATGTGCTCGTTGGGTGTGGAAGAAGTGCCTGTACACTGCAGGCCATGAAAGTGAGAACTGGGGTCTTGCAACTGCTGAAGAATTTCAACCCATCCCCCACCTATGTCGATTAATCCTAGCTGTCTATGAGGAAGACCTTCGAAACCCACTTTGGGCTCCCCCTGGAGGGTATGGTATTAATCCTGATTGGGTTATCTTACGCAAGAACTATGAAGAAACCCAAGGGAGGGTTCCTCCTTACATGATCTACCTTGATCATGATAATGCTGATATAGTCCTAGCAGTCAGGGGACTTAATTTGGCAAAGGAAAGTGATTATGCAGTCTTGCTCGATAACAAACTTGGGCAGACAAAATTTGATGGTGGTTATGTTCACAATGGTTTGTTGAAGGCAGCTGAATTGCTTTTGGATGCAGAGTGTGAGGTTCTGAGGGAACTGATTGAGAGGAATCCCAATTATACCTTAACCTTTGCGGGGCATTCCCTAGGGGCAGGGGTAGTAACATTGTTGGCTATGGTGGCAGTTCAGAACAAAGATAAGTTGCACAACATTGAGAGGAAGAGGATCAGATGCTATGCAACTGCTCCTGCTAGGTGTATATCCCTGAATTTGGCTGTGAGATATGCAGATATCATCAATTCTGTTGTCCTTCAG GACGATTTCTTACCTCGGACAACCACTGCTCTGGAAGATGTTTTCAAGTCACTTTTCTG GTTTGGAAGATTTCCCCCAGTTGTGAGGACAGCAGTACCTGTGGATGGGAGGTTTGAGCACATAGTACTTTCTTGCAATGTGACTTCGGACCATGCCATCATTTGGATAGAGAAAGAATCCCAAAAGGCTTTTGAT TTAATGCTGGAGAAAGATCAGATCATGGAGATCCCAGCAAAGCAGAGGATGGAGCGGCTGGAGTCTGTGGCCAGAGAACACACGGAGGAGTACAAGGCggcactcaagagggctgccgCCCTCGACGTTCCTCAAGCTTACTCACCTTCTGCTTATGGAACATTCAGTGAAATGGGTGAAGGGGAGGGCGGAGGGGAGAATTCCGGCAGATTGAGTGAAGAACAAGTTCCCATTCTTTCCTCAAGGAGGAGGAGGGAAAGCTGGAATGAACTGGTTGGGAGGCTCTTCCACAGAGATGATTCTGGCCAAATGGTGCTCAGGCCCTAG
- the LOC100265467 gene encoding uncharacterized protein LOC100265467 isoform X1, with amino-acid sequence MSIVCGVPLLECVYCLACARWVWKKCLYTAGHESENWGLATAEEFQPIPHLCRLILAVYEEDLRNPLWAPPGGYGINPDWVILRKNYEETQGRVPPYMIYLDHDNADIVLAVRGLNLAKESDYAVLLDNKLGQTKFDGGYVHNGLLKAAELLLDAECEVLRELIERNPNYTLTFAGHSLGAGVVTLLAMVAVQNKDKLHNIERKRIRCYATAPARCISLNLAVRYADIINSVVLQDDFLPRTTTALEDVFKSLFCLPCLLCLMCLKDTCTLEEKMLKDPRRLYAPGRLYHIVERKPFRFGRFPPVVRTAVPVDGRFEHIVLSCNVTSDHAIIWIEKESQKAFDLMLEKDQIMEIPAKQRMERLESVAREHTEEYKAALKRAAALDVPQAYSPSAYGTFSEMGEGEGGGENSGRLSEEQVPILSSRRRRESWNELVGRLFHRDDSGQMVLRP; translated from the exons ATGTCAATTGTATGCGGTGTTCCCCTTCTTGAATGTGTGTACTGTCTGGCATGTGCTCGTTGGGTGTGGAAGAAGTGCCTGTACACTGCAGGCCATGAAAGTGAGAACTGGGGTCTTGCAACTGCTGAAGAATTTCAACCCATCCCCCACCTATGTCGATTAATCCTAGCTGTCTATGAGGAAGACCTTCGAAACCCACTTTGGGCTCCCCCTGGAGGGTATGGTATTAATCCTGATTGGGTTATCTTACGCAAGAACTATGAAGAAACCCAAGGGAGGGTTCCTCCTTACATGATCTACCTTGATCATGATAATGCTGATATAGTCCTAGCAGTCAGGGGACTTAATTTGGCAAAGGAAAGTGATTATGCAGTCTTGCTCGATAACAAACTTGGGCAGACAAAATTTGATGGTGGTTATGTTCACAATGGTTTGTTGAAGGCAGCTGAATTGCTTTTGGATGCAGAGTGTGAGGTTCTGAGGGAACTGATTGAGAGGAATCCCAATTATACCTTAACCTTTGCGGGGCATTCCCTAGGGGCAGGGGTAGTAACATTGTTGGCTATGGTGGCAGTTCAGAACAAAGATAAGTTGCACAACATTGAGAGGAAGAGGATCAGATGCTATGCAACTGCTCCTGCTAGGTGTATATCCCTGAATTTGGCTGTGAGATATGCAGATATCATCAATTCTGTTGTCCTTCAG GACGATTTCTTACCTCGGACAACCACTGCTCTGGAAGATGTTTTCAAGTCACTTTTCTG TTTGCCATGTTTACTATGCCTAATGTGCTTGAAGGATACATGTACATTGGAGGAGAAGATGCTTAAAGATCCTAGGCGACTATATGCGCCCGGTCGTCTCTATCACATTGTTGAGCGGAAGCCATTCAG GTTTGGAAGATTTCCCCCAGTTGTGAGGACAGCAGTACCTGTGGATGGGAGGTTTGAGCACATAGTACTTTCTTGCAATGTGACTTCGGACCATGCCATCATTTGGATAGAGAAAGAATCCCAAAAGGCTTTTGAT TTAATGCTGGAGAAAGATCAGATCATGGAGATCCCAGCAAAGCAGAGGATGGAGCGGCTGGAGTCTGTGGCCAGAGAACACACGGAGGAGTACAAGGCggcactcaagagggctgccgCCCTCGACGTTCCTCAAGCTTACTCACCTTCTGCTTATGGAACATTCAGTGAAATGGGTGAAGGGGAGGGCGGAGGGGAGAATTCCGGCAGATTGAGTGAAGAACAAGTTCCCATTCTTTCCTCAAGGAGGAGGAGGGAAAGCTGGAATGAACTGGTTGGGAGGCTCTTCCACAGAGATGATTCTGGCCAAATGGTGCTCAGGCCCTAG